The Bacillus sp. Marseille-Q1617 genome has a segment encoding these proteins:
- a CDS encoding dicarboxylate/amino acid:cation symporter translates to MRKFGLLPRILLGIALGIVIGSIAPEWIVKLFATFNGLFGNFLGFAIPLIIIGFIAPGIGSMGKGAGKLLGLTTALAYGSTVLAGLLAYSVAKSIYPSLLANQTSQSFENPEEALLKGFFTVDMPPVMGVMTALLIAFTLGLGMAAIKGDALQKGMNEFRSIIEMVIEKIIIPLLPLHILGIFANMTQGGQVSAIMSVFAKVFVMIILLHIFFLAVQYTAAGTLRKQNPIVMMKGMLPAYFTALGTQSSASTIPVTLERTKKLGVRERISDFSVPLLATIHLSGSTITLVSCAMAVMFIQGEALQFSQLFPFILMLGVTMIAAPGVPGGAVMAALGLLESMLGFGPTMTSLMIALYLAQDSFGTACNVTGDGAITSIVDKLTNKKKAAVTNVKAS, encoded by the coding sequence ATGAGAAAGTTTGGTTTACTGCCCAGGATCCTGTTGGGGATCGCTTTAGGTATTGTCATCGGATCGATTGCACCAGAATGGATCGTGAAATTATTCGCTACGTTTAATGGACTTTTCGGTAATTTCTTAGGGTTCGCGATTCCATTGATCATCATAGGCTTCATTGCCCCTGGAATAGGGTCAATGGGTAAAGGGGCCGGAAAGCTGCTGGGACTGACTACAGCACTTGCATATGGTTCCACGGTTCTTGCAGGACTGCTTGCATATTCAGTCGCTAAGAGTATTTACCCATCTCTCTTGGCAAATCAAACTTCTCAATCATTTGAAAATCCGGAAGAAGCTCTCTTAAAAGGGTTCTTCACAGTGGACATGCCCCCGGTGATGGGTGTCATGACGGCGCTCTTGATCGCTTTCACCCTCGGTCTTGGTATGGCTGCCATTAAAGGGGACGCCCTCCAAAAGGGAATGAATGAGTTTAGAAGCATCATAGAGATGGTGATCGAAAAAATCATCATTCCTCTATTACCGCTTCACATCCTTGGTATTTTCGCCAACATGACGCAGGGAGGCCAAGTCAGTGCCATCATGTCTGTGTTCGCCAAAGTCTTTGTAATGATCATTTTATTGCATATTTTCTTTTTGGCAGTCCAATACACAGCTGCCGGCACATTGCGCAAACAAAATCCGATCGTGATGATGAAGGGAATGCTGCCCGCATATTTCACAGCACTCGGCACGCAGTCATCCGCTTCCACGATCCCCGTCACACTCGAACGCACGAAAAAGTTAGGTGTCAGGGAACGAATCTCTGATTTTTCGGTGCCGCTGCTGGCAACGATCCATTTATCAGGGAGTACGATCACATTAGTGAGCTGTGCGATGGCGGTCATGTTCATCCAGGGTGAAGCACTGCAGTTCTCGCAGCTGTTCCCATTCATCCTCATGCTCGGCGTTACCATGATTGCTGCACCGGGAGTTCCAGGCGGTGCCGTGATGGCAGCCCTCGGTCTTCTTGAATCCATGCTCGGATTCGGTCCGACGATGACATCACTCATGATCGCTCTTTACCTTGCACAAGACAGTTTCGGAACGGCGTGCAACGTCACAGGTGACGGTGCCATCACTTCCATCGTCGACAAACTGACAAACAAGAAGAAAGCAGCTGTTACAAACGTAAAAGCAAGCTGA
- a CDS encoding D-alanine--D-alanine ligase, giving the protein MKTKLCLLYGGKSAEHNVSLQTAKAVIGALDLNKYEIHPVFISTEGQWIKGPQLNAPVEDVKALQFNNGEEISPNALSTAITPAYSKDSEGYDMIFPLLHGPNGEDGTVQGMLELLNLPYVGNGVLASSAGMDKVIMKNLFAQAGIPQVNYSWFIRSAWKANPEKAYQQVENEIGYPCFVKPANLGSSVGISKCTSKEELAAAFEEAFQFDRKIIIEEGVKAREIELGVLGNDQPECSVAGEIVPKKDFYDYKAKYEDGDTALIIPAEVDQETYGKMKEIAIQSFKALDCSGLVRADFFLTEDGRIYMNEVNTMPGFTPFSMFPLLWKHTGVDYPTLIGKLVELGMERHQEKQTIKHTM; this is encoded by the coding sequence ATGAAAACCAAGCTTTGTTTATTGTACGGCGGTAAATCAGCCGAACATAATGTATCCCTGCAAACAGCCAAGGCGGTTATCGGAGCCTTGGACTTAAATAAATATGAAATTCATCCTGTTTTCATCTCAACAGAAGGCCAATGGATCAAAGGTCCTCAATTGAATGCTCCTGTTGAGGATGTAAAAGCACTGCAATTCAATAATGGAGAAGAAATCTCCCCTAATGCATTAAGTACAGCGATCACCCCGGCTTACTCCAAGGACAGCGAAGGCTACGATATGATCTTCCCGCTTCTCCACGGTCCCAATGGTGAGGACGGAACGGTCCAGGGGATGCTTGAATTATTGAACCTTCCTTACGTGGGTAACGGGGTCCTTGCATCTTCTGCCGGTATGGATAAAGTGATCATGAAGAACCTGTTTGCACAAGCTGGGATCCCTCAAGTGAACTACTCGTGGTTTATCCGCAGTGCTTGGAAGGCAAACCCGGAGAAGGCCTATCAACAAGTGGAAAACGAAATCGGATACCCTTGCTTTGTAAAACCTGCCAACCTCGGCTCATCCGTTGGAATCAGCAAATGTACATCCAAGGAAGAACTGGCAGCTGCCTTCGAGGAAGCGTTCCAATTCGACCGTAAAATCATCATCGAAGAAGGCGTTAAAGCACGTGAAATCGAACTTGGTGTGCTTGGCAATGATCAGCCGGAATGCTCGGTAGCAGGTGAGATCGTTCCGAAGAAAGATTTCTATGATTATAAGGCAAAATATGAAGACGGAGATACGGCACTGATCATCCCTGCAGAGGTGGATCAGGAAACATACGGGAAAATGAAAGAGATCGCGATCCAATCCTTCAAGGCCCTTGACTGCTCCGGACTCGTGCGTGCAGACTTCTTCCTTACTGAAGACGGCCGCATCTATATGAACGAAGTGAACACAATGCCTGGCTTCACGCCATTCAGTATGTTCCCGCTCCTATGGAAGCATACGGGTGTCGACTATCCTACACTGATCGGAAAGCTGGTCGAGCTCGGCATGGAGCGTCATCAAGAAAAACAGACAATCAAACATACGATGTAA